Part of the Chloracidobacterium thermophilum B genome is shown below.
TGAGGAAACCGGCATCATAGACGATGAACTGCGCCGGATTTTTCAGCACGCTTACCGTACCCTCGACCACATCACCCGGCTCGTCAACGAAGTGCTGGATTTCTCCAAGGCTGAAGCCGGGGAAGCCACACTTGAACTGGAGCTGGTGGCCGCCGGGGAACTCGTCCAGGAAGCGGCTGATCAGGTCTCCCTCAACGCCGAGCGCAAGGGCATCACCCTGCGCGTCGAGTACCCGGCTGACCTGCCCAGTCTGCTGCTTGACCGGGGCAAAATGCTGCGTGCCATCGGCAACCTGCTCTCCAACGCCATCAAGTTCACGCCTGCCGGCGGCACGGTGACGCTGCGCGCCGAGCGAACGGAAGGCGTCGGGCTGGACGCGGGTAAAAGTTTTCTGGTCATTCACGTCGAAGACACCGGGCCGGGCATTCCGGCCAAGGACCTGCCTTACATTTTCAACCCGTACTACCAGGCCCGGCAGCGCACCCGGCAGTTGGGCACGGGACTGGGACTCGCCATTGTGCAGCGCATCACGGCCGCCCACGGCGGGCAGGTGAGCGTGAAAAGCACCGAAGGCGTCGGAACCGCCTTTACCATCGTCCTGCCGACAACGAAAACATGCCCGCTTTCTTCCTCCTCCGCGCTGTCGGCCGCCGACACAGAAATGGGTTGACAAGGTTCTCCGTTATCATCCATCGTTCGTCCGTCATAACGGATGATTTGACAACCTGACGTGGCGATTTAGGCAACTTGCTCCACGCTAAAAACTGCTAAAGCGCCGGTGGTCCAAGCCGTATCTGCCCCGCACGCTTTGGGCAAAGCGTGCGGGGCAGTTGCTTTTTGGGCTGCGCCGGGTCACTTCACACAGGTCACTTTAGGGAGGATGTCCCAATGGCGGAATACCACTTCGATACCCTGGCCCTTCACGGCGGCTACGCGCCCGAGGCAACAACGAAAGCCCGCGCCCTGCCCATTTACCAGACGACCTCGTACCAGTTCGACGATGCCGACCATGCTGCGCGGCTGTTCGCACTCAAGGAGTTTGGCAACATCTACACGCGGTTGATGAACCCCACGACCGACGTGTTCGAGAAGCGCCTGGCCGCGCTCGAAGGTGGAGTGGCTGCGCTGGCGACAGCTTCCGGGCAGGCAGCCGAAACGCTGGCCATCACCACGATCGCCAGCGCCGGTGACAACATCGTTTCGA
Proteins encoded:
- a CDS encoding hybrid sensor histidine kinase/response regulator → MSNTVLVVDDESTVRLLFRKILTRAGFAVLEAVNGEDALQQVDAALPGVILLDWVMPGLDGPEVCRLIRTNPKLLDSQIIMLSSRSELEDRVQGLDAGADDYLVKPCETKELLARVRSAMRIHELKHQLREKAAQLQETVAKLEELAHQREEFTAVLVHDIRSPLATVYGALELTELRAEETGIIDDELRRIFQHAYRTLDHITRLVNEVLDFSKAEAGEATLELELVAAGELVQEAADQVSLNAERKGITLRVEYPADLPSLLLDRGKMLRAIGNLLSNAIKFTPAGGTVTLRAERTEGVGLDAGKSFLVIHVEDTGPGIPAKDLPYIFNPYYQARQRTRQLGTGLGLAIVQRITAAHGGQVSVKSTEGVGTAFTIVLPTTKTCPLSSSSALSAADTEMG